CATCTGAAATATACCATGTTGTCagaaaatgatgttgttttaaTGGATTATAATCATAGCATGACAGCTGCTCTGGGTTCTTCTCATGGCtctttatgttttgtgtttttatatcttAAAAGGACATCTTGCACAAGTAGCTCTTAGAGAGATGTGTGATTGATTGGGAGTTAGTGGGAGTGTTTTAGGGGAACTGATATATATTTAGGCTTGAGAACTGTTCAGCGTGCCAGAAAGTTCAAGACTTTGTAGATCACATTACATGTGGTAAATGCCTAACTTCCTAAAAATCTGAAAGTGCTGCCAAATTAAGCATGGTATTAGTTGTAATGGAATTTCTGAGAAGTTTCTTCACATTTTGATGTGATGCCTCGTACAATGAGAATCtattaagaaatatatatagaGAGGAGAGGAAAAATCTAAATTGTTTTAAGTCCACCTAAAGGATCAATATCCTTTGATTTGACCGCAGAGGACCCAGAACAAAGGGACATTTGTAGACATTGatgtgaatgtaaataattttCCATATACTGTAAGATATCTTGTTCTATAAACAATGCTGACATTCTTATTACTATTCCTTATGgacaacatttattaatttacagaTTTATTATGAAATGTTTTGGCGAATTCAtatgtaaaatgatttttaattatcaaattattattttactattattttttcCTAATAATCAGTTCAGAATAAGTACAAAGTTTGCAGATTCTGTCTCAGTCTGGCTTAAGGTTATGCTTTGCATTAGACATGTGCAAGATAAAAACTACTTAGCCTATTTGCTATGGGAATTAGGATGGATGTTGTCAGGAAGATCTATAAATCTCAACAGCATTTACTGTAATGGACCTCCGGCTACAGTCAGCATAGAACTTGTGCTGATTTGATTTGTTCAACAATCAGCACTAATGTACTGTTTTAATGTTCCGTTCTGTTGACCTATTGCTTTTTAGTGTTAAAGATGCAATCCGTAAccttaaataaaccaaaaataaacaaaaatgagttATTCATTGATTTTAGTGGAAATGTCAATTTGACTTTATTTGacttttcatgtttcaaactgTGATGGCGATATAGAGGTGGAAGTTACGGATTGCATCTTAAATACTGTTAATGAAAACAACGttaaatggaaacatttttaactgtaataaaaatataggctaaacattataaaaaaaacgttaaaaaaaacatctttcatTTCCAAACTGtatgaaaaatgtatgaaattttACCgttttattaaaagattttcacaaactttgaaatacggtcaaaaacgtcaaattacagagaaagactgcaaatttagaagtaaaacatgaaaaacttaATTTCAGTTGTTAAAGCTTGCTTTTTTCAGCTGTGTCTGCTCTCTAAAGCCgcgggtatacttgactttccgcgtcCGTGTTCGTCTCGCGCACAAACACGCGTCCGAGTCCGACACATGCACAatacaaatgagtatgtgtTCTCTACTAGACCGTCAGAGGGCAGCGCTGAGTCGCGTCATTCacagacccactgcaaattaatgatAGAGGAAGTCATTGGCCATTGCAATCAATCCgagcaaacagcaagacaacaagaacaacaaccaaacagtatggagaaggatatgcttctTAGCTACTGTTCTTGCTTTCAGCGTGTTGGTTTTGTACCATTCTTCTTCGACAACGGcacactgcacactttctgtgtgtgtattgacccctagtggactagtTCACTTTCCTCGTGCATGCGTTGTTGTACGCATCCGCGGACCCATCTGATGACGAAAATGCGTCATGCGGACGGCGCACGAACGTGGACGGAAGGACCATCTCTCGGCCTTTAGGCAAAGCCTTTTCTTTCGTTTAAAGAttttgaaaaagtaattcatgcTTTTATTTGATCTAGACTGGACTATTGTAACTCACTTTATTTTGGGATTAGCCAGACAGCTCTATCTCGCTTGCAGCCTGTTCAGAATGCTGCGGTTCGACTTCTGAGTGGGGCTAAAAAGAGGGAGTATATTACTCCTATTTTACGCTCACTACATTGGTTGCCTGTTCATTTTAGAGTGGATTTTAAAATCTTGCTCCTTGTTTATAAATCTCTAAATGGTTTGGCCCCTACTTATCTCTGTGAGTTACTGACTGAGTATTGACCTACTAGATCCATTCGGCTTCCAAGCAGGATCTATTGTTCACCCCTAAGTCGAGTGCAGGGGTGATCGTGCTTTTTGTATTGCTGCCCCACGCTTTGGAATGCCTTGCCACTATCTATTAGACAAGCTGGTTCTCATAATATGTTTAAGTCCAggctaaagacatttttattttcttaagcGTATGGCTGATGGGATATTTGCATGATTTTATAATcttcttgtttgtgtttttactgGAAAGTACATTGGTCGACAGAAGCTGTAATTAATtgtgctatacaaataaaaatgtcattgtcatactgctggtgccccagctgccaaaaaattaccattttttacaggattttttaaaGTGTAGGGTTGAAAAAACTAGACTGACACATAGTTTTTTAAAACTGTAATAACTCATCTTAATTTTCTACATCTTTTGAATGATTGTAAGTTTGTTTGTAGATATTATTGACTAGATATCACTCTTAAAAAGCATCATTTCTAATTGTTTTGTATTTCCTCTTGTGGACAGGCTCATCTACGAGCGGCAGATGTCAAGATCCTGAACCAGTTGATAGCATTACACGAGGGCATTGAGGCAGTAAAATGGCTTCTGGAGGAACGCGGTGCACTCACCAGCCGCTGTAGCAGTCTGACCAGCAGCCAGTATAGCTTGGGGGAGGGCCCCGACACATCTTGGAGGGGCAGCTGGAGCAGCCTGCAGGATCCCCATGATAAATTAGACAACATTTCCATTGGCAGCTATTTAGACACGTTAGCCGATGATCTGGATGAGCACTGCCCCTCCAGCGGCACTGATTCTATACTCTGTGGTACCCCTATTGGGACAGAGGTCTCCAGAGGTCCCGGAGGTGGGATGAGCGGCGGCTCTGGATCCGGTACAAGATCTCAACAAGTCAGTTCCAATGCCACTGGATCCGGTACAAGATCTCCACAAGTCAGTTCCAATGCCACTGGATCTGGTACAAGATCTCCACAAGTCAGTTCCAATGCCACTGGATCTGGTACAAGATCTCCACAAGTCAGTTCCAATGCTCCTAAAGAAGATGCTCAGGTTTGGAAGGCGTTGTCTGAGACGGGAAGACCACACCCTTCTGTCAAAAATGACACTAATAATGCAAAGGCCAACAAAACCAATGGAATCCTGGACAAAGCAGTGAAGAAAATTGTTGGCTCAGACTCACCCAGAGTCTGTTTGGCTGAGAAGCTGGGGAAGAATCTAAGCCCTAAGATGAAACCGTACAAGAATGGCAAGGTCGAGCCGGAGACCTGCAAAATGAATGGCAAAGTTCAGCTGGAGTATGATGCGCACTGGCGTTGGGTGCAGTCCCAGGATGATGTCACATTTTTGTaatgatgtacagtattatcAAACCAGATTTGCTGGGTTTGACCTGGTGTTGTTCTTTGCTCACCACTGagcttttgtttaaaaaaacaaaccttGGTTTTTTATTACACCAACCTCAatctctttaaagggatagttcaccccaaaatgaaaattctgtcatgaattactcaccctcaagttgttccaatcctgtatacatttctttgatccacttaaaggagtagttcattttcatgataatttacccccgtgtcatccaagatgtttatgtatttgtttctttagtcaaaaagaaattaaggtttttgatgaaaacattccaggattttctccatatagtggacttcaatggactccaaacggttgaaggtcaaaattacagtttcagtttcagttacagcttcaaagggctttaaatgataccagacgatgaataagggtcttatctagcgaaacgattggtcattttctaaaagaaaaatgtatatgctttataaacacaaatgctcgccttACTCTGTTTTGCGATGCGTGTTCATGACTTCACATAATACGTAATTATGTTGAAACTGTAATTGAAAACGAGCTACTCctttaacacaaagaaagatatttggaagaatgttaagaataatttaaatggtagtcagatgtgccccagaacagtttgctttcccaaattcctcaaaataacagaacaaaaaattacagtcagttgctaacaaatatccaaatatcattctttgtgttcaaccaaacaaaagaatttatacagctttggaacaaatagagggtgaataattcataacagaattttcattttggggtaaactagtGCTTTAAGTCACTTAGAGAAACAGAAAGATGCTAAAACTTGTTACATCAATAGACTGTGGTCAATGTTGAAGAATCCAGAATTGATTTCATTAAGTTGTGTAGATGTTTAGGGTTTAGATGTGTCTTTTTTATTCGTGAAACATAATATTTTCTGAAATCTAAACAACTTTAGcacaagtatttattaatgaGTCACATTGTCTTTACCAAATCAGTAGTTTATTGCGttcttcattattttttatttgtttttgttttattcctgTCAgatatatttctcttttaagccTGTCTGAGATTTAAAGCTGTTAAAGTCTTCAAAAACTTTAAAGTTAACAAAAATATAGAGATTCATCACAGCAATGATGCACAAATGCTCACATTTATAATTTCCCCCAAACATCAGAGTGGACCAAAGCTTTAGCTAAAACAATCCAAGAGGTTAAAAAACCATAGTTTATTTTGTTACTTCGTAGATTGAATATGGTTTTTTATCCTGTTGCCGACCATTTTGTCCTTGCTGGTGATTTCAACAATGGACAAAATGAAGTGTAGCACTTTCTCTACTCAAACAGGAGGGAATGTTTAAATCATACCCTGTTTTACTACCAAAGTATTATATTTCTCTGCATTGACATCTCAGTGTGGGTTTCTTTGAGTTAACATCTAAAGGTCAAAGAACAAACCCATTCGGAATACCAAGCATGTTCCCATCTGTTACAATGTCACCCTTTTAAAGGCAGAGTTCAAAATCACCAACACCCTTGAGTTGCCTTTGACAATTACTTGTACAATCCATTActtgtttgaaaaatatatgtttatatgaAAACTGCTTGTACTATTTGTCTGTCAGAATGCTTATGTAATAAATCAGTAAAAATGCTGTAATATAAATCTAATGTAAATCAGGTACATCCAGATCATTTACTGACAACACAGTCTCATGGAAACtcataactattttactttTTAGCAAATTGGTGGTAATTCATATTTTGTGTGAGTTTGTACgatcacatttatacattttttggtgGACCTTTACGATGCTTTTTCTTAAAATTGTGTACAATtcacatcatacaaattcataggAACTTGCCACCCAAATAGTTATGTTTTCCCTTGAGATCCGTTCGGTTTTGTGAAAGATGTCAAGTATATCATCTCTGCACAGTTCCATTGGAGTCATATTCTTCACACTATACAAATGCATGGAGGCCAGTGGTCGTGCTGTGATCTTTGCATTTGTAAATTTATGGATGACATTTAGCACCTAAAGTGCACTTTTAATTTAAAGTTGCTCCGAGATGGCTAACTATCCAATTCAATCATCTCTATATATGATGTAACTATATTTGGATTGTCACAGTGTTTTCACTGAATATGATCCTGCATTGCCTATATTTGTATGCCAGAAGAACTGCATTGTTGTCAAATGTTTTTGATCTAATACTGAACTGCAGTACTATCAGTATTCGCAAAAATAACATAGGCCGTTATTGTATGTAATATGGTACTtgatatcattttaaacatgtgaAACCTGTGTATTCCGTTTGTATTACGTGCAGTGCATATGCACTTCTGGCTTTGTTTTGTGGAGAATAACAGGACAGTATTCTAACTAAACTCTGAACAGACTATTCTCTTCTTCCGCACACCCACTCTCAGTTAATAATGGCTGTGCCTTTAGGAAAGTGTTTCCATGACTACTGAATATGAGTGCaacttgtgcgtgtgtgttgctCAGCTGTTTGGTTAGGAAATGGAGACAGTACAAATCTCAGAAGCCACTGTGTGAAGAGGAGGAGAAGAGATGAATTTTGGCAGGCAACAGGTGAAGATACAGTATTAGTGTGAGATGGCACGAGCATGAttcaggagaggagagagagagtgcattTGAGACTTGAGAAATGAGACTTGCACTGGATggacagaaatgtaataaaggATACTAAAGGAAACATTACAGAAACCTCTTATCTTAAGTCCTATGTTCTTACAAAAATGAacgttctttcatcatttactcaccctcatgtctttcaaaacctgtatgacttttttgttctgcagagcacaaaagaagatattttgaagaacgttggtaaccaaacaacattggcccacattgacgtccattgtatggacacaaaagacatttctcaaaatatcttcttttgtgttccacaaaagaaagagtcataggCTATACTCTAAAAACTCAACCCTCACCGAGGAgcatgtatatttaaaataaatacttagtgatagttcacagcaaaataaaatgttacatttactcaaaacctgtttgactttcttccgcagaacacacaaaaaaaatatttttaagaacattGTTAACTTGTACCCATTTacttggttttgtttccatacaatacaagtgaatgggtgccggctaccaactttcttcaaaatatctaattttgtgttctgcagaagaaagaaagtcagacatgtttgaaatgacaagagggtgattaaatgacgacattattttcatgtttggatGAACTATTACTTTGAAGTTCAACATTATAAATGGATGTTTGGACTGAAGCATCTCCTTTTTTTTTGCTAGTCAGCAGTATGAGCTAATTCCTCTTAGCAAAACTAATGACAGCGTTTGTTTTAAACAACTAATTTTAAAGCTCTTGCATTGACAATTTTGGTGGCAAAACAGCACAGCAAGGTCTTAATTTACCTAATGGGTTCCAAATGAGAGATTTGTGCTTAGTTAGCATGTCGGCTAACCCTTCTTGTTAAATGGGCTGTGTACAGACTACCTCACCACACTCCATACAACAAGCATGTGTGCACCTCCTCTGCCTATTaaacttgtttgtgttttaaaacagCTTTCTGGGTTTATCTGACAGTATGAATCACACACGGCTGTCAGTTTTGGGGGCTGTGTAATCctaaaaaaatatgcattgaCTGTTTTTGACATCTGATTATACCGTGAGATTGTGTTCGATTATGACACAAGTATGCACAGGGCAAAGTAGTTTCACTCAATGGCATTGTATTTCCTACTTCAGCAAAATTGTTGGCAGGTATGAACACACTATGCCAGATCCCAAGAAAGTCACTTTCCAATTGTTGTCAGCTATTTAAATGGGTCATATGgcatgaatacgtgtttttctgtgtctttggtgtgttataagttgcccatgcatgtattagacacgtactgtataattgcaaaaattaaagtgtcggaacaaaggATGCATtgtatctaaaagcgaatgctcacccagacctgcctgaaacgcctcgtgtaaccacacccccacaaatctatgtcagttcgtggtatgtgttgactaagaccacccaaatgtatacgcaagtaaggcgggcgtacctgtcagcacaattgctctggaacctgatgttccaaatatggtaagaggcgttacatttctgtcacacgcttgcagtatttgaccaatcactacgcactggttaacaggccgatcatagcacacctcgcttttcagagcgatgagctttgtaaaaaatatgcgagtttcagagaggcggggcaaaggagatacaaacatgcacggtatgtggaaaatacagcgtttttgaaccttaaatcgtgtatacacattgcattacatgtaaaacaaatgataattttattttttgccgtgtcaaatgactcctttaaatcaGACCGGCTATTTAGAGGAGTCTATATATTTagtacagtggttctcaaactttttcgttgtaaggctccctttgtgttaagtgcatcgctttgcagccccccatataaagacgtataatcttaaacttagaattttaattaaaccaaaaacattcagttatacaatgctaaaacctcaattattttggttggtggtgtcatttttctgatgtttgattgcataaaatctatgataaatttctatatttcataaaatgccacaaaatctgtggcccccctggatccatcttgggggcccccagtttgagaaccactgatttagtATGTTGCCAAACCTGTACCAAAAAAACGTACATAGCAGTCATAAAAATATTCTGTAtgtttaaacacagaaaaatgtaCAGTGGCCACAAGCCAAAAAAGTATTGAGAAAAATATTGAGAGCTAGAAGAATCTTGAGACAAACAGAGGATCTGAAGAAGGCCTTGGTTTTGTAATTCAAATTTTTGTACTATATTCACCTTAAGGATACTGTAAATGTATCCAATACTGTACGCATTCGCTAATTTTATAACTATGATCACTTGTCCCACACATACAGTCAATTAGATAACAACTTGCTCAACCTTTTAAAAGGAAGAAAATCTATAGGTTGCCTCATGCTTCATCTCTTACAATAACTCTATAAAACGCTTCCCACACTCAAACTAATGTGTCTTTACTTAGATTAATATGCACGTCACGTACTGTAAGACTCTGCTAAGATGCTTTTGGCTTTGGAAACCTTTGGAGAACAATTTGTAGGGGAAATGCCAgtaagtttttttcttttggccAGGAGAAATGAGGAACTCAGAAGATGAAAGAAAATCGTCCTTGTTTCCTGTAGTGCCCTTGATCTCATGCTACTGTTTGTCATCGCCTGACCATTACTCAACAAAAGGAGAGCCGCTCAaagtttacacatttttttcgcTTGTTACATCCTGTTTGCCCAAAGATCTGTGGGAAATGCctagttttttatatatattttttaaatagcaaGGATGCAAAAGTATACACTGACCACATATTGTAAACATGCtattgaaaaacatttatttttttcacaaacAATATAGAACTGGTTTCATCACTtaaaactgtaattaaattaaatttaggCTTGGGCCTCTCGTTCCAGAAATGACGAATTGCAATAGGACAGAATATGTAAATACGACAGGTTAAATATTTATCAACTGTTGCCATAGCAACCAAGTCCCCCTGTATGGCTTTGACCTAAGggttattttactgtttaattGTGGTTGCAGTTGTGTGATGGAAAGGCCTTATAATAAACCTCTGCAGTCTTTGTATCAATGTGCATAACCAAATATTGTTACATATTTGTTATGTCTGGATAGAGGAGTGTTTGCCGAGTTCTCCACTAACCACACTGGCTGGTGAGATACTGATCATATCCCAGAAGCCACTGGAGCCACAGAGAGTCAGTGGCGCTCTCCAACAATCACACAAGAAGTAAAAATGAGGACCATATGATTTGTAGATTGGGCACAAATATTAAATCACGTAAAATTATTTACATCACTCAGAGCGTAGATTTTTTTCACTGACTTAAATAACATTAGTGAGGGTTCTgaagcaaaataaatatatttacaattatACTTTAAGATTTGAAGGGATTTCAATAGCAAATGTATGCCCCCTTTGCTTGCAGTCTGGTAGGACTATGAAAGTCCTTTGAAAAACCATGGAGAGGATGCAGATTTACAAAGATTCATATGAGAGATGACAATGTTTCACTGCGCTGTTATTACAGGTTTCGTGTATAACTCTCAGTTTCAGATTCCATTCATTTGCTCATCCATAATTTTCGAAAAAAACACCCGAGCACCGAAAAGGTTTGGCACCTGTAGTGTAGAGTTAAATCTTATGATTTACAATGACTGATGCCTGCCAGAAAATCTCATTTTCCATTCTGGTTGTCCATTTGAGAAGCTATTTTGGTTTCGATCTTTTATCCAGGGCTTACTCatgctgatttaaaaaaaagacgtCTGCAAGTATTTTCCAGATAGTAGCTGGAAAAACTACAAATCATGGAGAATGTACTGTGTAAATCACTCTGACATGCAGCAGTAAAGCCCGTTTTATATACATTCTACATTGCTTACTCAAATATTTATTATGAATGTGCAGTGGTGTTTTATGATGTTTattacaaaactattttcttatAAAGCAGCAGTCCCCAGTGGAGCTATCTGACACAGAGAAACTCTTTAGTTAACCACATGAGACAGACAGTAATGCCGTAAGTCTTTCCTTGACTGTGGCCTAACCGCAGCTTGCCTTTCTTCACTGCCTTTTTTGTTCCGGCCCACAACAGCAGAAACATCCACATCCACTAGAGAGCGAGATAGAAAATCAGCTCAAACATTTGTAGAATTACGGTTTTTGCAGATATTTATGGCTATACCATCAGTATGCTATAATCATTAACCAAACAAAGCTAGCATTTGTTTTGTGAATTGATTCTTTATGTGATATCTAAAAAATCCCAACTGCACATAATGataaaaagaagcaaaaatcTGAGTTtagtgtcagccaccatagtccttcaaaagggaggggtgaggggtggagtgagcagttggttggaattcacaacctcactacTAGATGCCccaaaatttcatacactggaactTTAAATGAGAAACAGTAAAAGTTACAAATAGATTGGTTGACTTGTATAAAATGTACCAAATCAAAGCTTTTTATCATCAAAAGCCATTCTTTTAAAACGAACCATTTAATCGCCATTTCatatacattttgtgctttgtaACCCAGAGGCAACATCACACCATAAAGTGTAATATGTTCATccaatgtttttgaaatattatttaaataaaacatgtttttgctgTTTGGCAGAGAGGGGTGTTTTCTTTTGGAGATGTCCAGTTGAGTGGGAGCGAGGGCGAAGCGAACAAAGGGGCAGAAGCAGGCCGCGCTGTTCCCACACTATGATGTAATCATCCAGTGGCAGGGGGATCCTCTGATTTCCTGAAGACTTTAATGGATAACAGACAGAAGAACACAATAACAACTCAACTTCTTATTTATCTTTCTTTGTGAGAGTTGAAAGGCCACATGAAGCTCACGCTCTCAAGATAGATTGAGATCGCAAACACATAAACGTCACAAGAAGATTTGTACATTACATTAATTCAGACATTCACATGgagtttgttttaaattattgaATCATTAGGGAAGCAGTTTTTTTGGATGCTAAGGTTAATTTGATTATAAAGAGGGCGGGACTGGATTTGCTTACAACTTCCGACAAACCAATCAAATCTCCCTGTATATTTTCTTCTCATTCCAGAAGGTTTTCACACTGTTATTCACCAACATAGGGGGAAAACACCGTAGCAACTGTTCATGCTGTCTCATGCTGACTTGaacaaccttaaagggataattcacccaaaaatgaaaattctgtcatcatttactcaggttgttccaaacctgtataaatgtctctgttctgctgaacacaaaggaagatatttggaagaatgtcaggaatcaaaccgatctcatcccctatttactgccatagtatttattttccctatatggcagtaaatggaggatgagatctgtttgattactaaaattcttccaaatatcttcctttgcgtttggaagaacaaagaaacttatatAGGCTAAAATGATGTTCATGCCTTCCATGTCCATGTTTAATATCAAGATAAAGCTTTGAGATGTGTTTAATATTGTTAATTTAATGAGATTATCTGAAAGTCTATTCTGCTAAATTACAGTATTTTGTCAGACAacctaaaaaaattacattttcaaaaattttttttaattaaggcTAAATCAACCTAATTACTGTACTTTAAGTTACATAACTGTTAAAGTACTTTCAAGAGTAAGATCGGGTATTGCTCAAACAGAATCCTTTTGAATACAGTGCTGTACTTCTTACGTATATCTCATAAATATCCCATTTATTTTGGATAATATTTAAACAGTCTTCTCCACATCATCACTCTGTCTCTAAACGGCCATTCATGTGTGCCTTAAATACCACAGTAATTGGAAACAGGTGTAAAGTTGTTATACTATACACTAGGGAGGGCAGGTCTATATCTCAGCGTGTAGTTTAGAGAGAAACACAGACTCCAGTCACAGAGAGTGCAGCAGGGAAACTGGGAGACTTTGTCCCTTGTCTTTACTGGTCTCTCCTTGACTACTGATGCTGAAATGAAGCACAATGGAGCAGAAGATTTACAGGGtcaaaaaaagcaaaagaagTGAAGGCCAAATTTTAACTTGTTCGCTCTTTTTGAGAGCAGATATTCCAAATAATACTGTGAGAATATCATGCATTTCTGAAAAAATCTCAATTAAAATTAGAAGGTGATTCATGGTTTTCAACTGGTTTTGCTTCACATGCCagattaatatacagtatacatcaaatgacatcaaaagaCAACAGAGTACCAAAAATTTAACGAACAAAGGTCAAGTTTCCTCAA
The Triplophysa rosa linkage group LG7, Trosa_1v2, whole genome shotgun sequence genome window above contains:
- the lurap1 gene encoding leucine rich adaptor protein 1, whose amino-acid sequence is MEESNTSVPDLKDLEVKVGRKTPEGLLKWMREDHKTISHHQTENKETEKKGLDEKIRKLKLEMAHLRAADVKILNQLIALHEGIEAVKWLLEERGALTSRCSSLTSSQYSLGEGPDTSWRGSWSSLQDPHDKLDNISIGSYLDTLADDLDEHCPSSGTDSILCGTPIGTEVSRGPGGGMSGGSGSGTRSQQVSSNATGSGTRSPQVSSNATGSGTRSPQVSSNATGSGTRSPQVSSNAPKEDAQVWKALSETGRPHPSVKNDTNNAKANKTNGILDKAVKKIVGSDSPRVCLAEKLGKNLSPKMKPYKNGKVEPETCKMNGKVQLEYDAHWRWVQSQDDVTFL